aaatttaataaatcaattttattaacttagaatgtattatttttaaaattcactttACGCCTACGTAAAGCTTGACTGGTGAGTGATGACCATTATATCTCTTTAGCTCCCTAGCTATAAATTAATTGAGTTGGGTCCTTGAATATTCGAAGCAAAGCTACACTACTACACCATCCAAATCAACCTTAATTTCTCCCTTTAACCCATACAATACAAAATACCCGAAAGCCAAACCATGTCTAatgtatcatcatcatcacttcCGGTTTTCGCCCTGGATGCCAAACCCAACTCGAACATCACTCGACACACTGCAACTTTTCATCCTACCATATGGGGGGATTATTTCCTTTCCTATGATCCTAGTTCTGCGGCAAGTGCATATCCATCTATTTCTAATCTTGCCTTTTAGATTTAGTTTCACTTACTTAATGTCAGATTGACATGtgtttaacatttattttggaATAACTTTACTAGTTATGAATCAAATTTTTGGCAAGAAAAATTTcatgataatatatttatcataagaaatattcatttaaatatacttttgttcccttaaatttaaattattttttatttttgtcctccaatttaaattactttttagttcattaatttgaaaacatgctctttaattttagtctctaaaaaaagtaaattacaaTAACATCGTTTGAGGTTTTCTTTTTAAAGATATACATAATATCCCTTGTTTTTTACATCTATACTAAACCCCCTAATTGATTGAAGAACATTACATTGACACTCTTTCCATACTTATATTAACcctttaattgtttgaaaaacatCATACCTTGCATTCGTATAAGGGGTTGctgtaatgataaaaaaataacaaagaattTGTGTAATTTCAAGCGGAGTTACTGTAATTTACTCAAAAAATTAACATCTTTGTCACCCTAAAATCAATATGcatgagaatatatatatttttttatggagaGGAACTAAAAAGTGCTTGAAATTGAGGGACtacagaaaataaatttaaatttggaaaACTAAAGCAAAAGTAACTCAAATTTAAGCTAAATTTTTATATCCTGACTTGATTATTGACTTTtgtcaaaatcaacaaaatattatttacactAGACTTTTTATAACTATTTGTAGGAAGGTGATAGCGACATCAAACAAGTTCAACAATTAAAAGAAGACGTGAGGAAGATGATTGTATCTCCTATTGATAAcaatttctcttttaaattaaactttatcGACTCGATACAGCGTTTGGGTGTTTCTTACCattttgaacacgaaattgatcGAGCATTGCATCAAATTTATGACATTTCAACAAAGGACAATAATATCATAAGTCATGATAATGATCTTCATCACGTGGCTTTACTTTTTCGATTGCTTAGACAACATGGATATCGCATTTCATCAGGTATGTCTTTGAGGATTacaccaaatttaattttagtttcaactaacaaaaatatattataacatGATGATCACAAATTCCTCATTTGTGACACTTTCCACTACATAGGTATTACGGACATTTCATTACATCAAGCTAGTATGTCATTGTTTTTATCTAGGAGTGTTGTTTAGTCAactttagaagaaaaataagtccAAAACAATTtggaaattttgatttaattcgaagttgttttttttttctttttttttcacaacctaaacaaaaacaactcaATCAAAATCAAGTTAGTTTGAAACATACCATTAGGTAGGgtatatatttacattttttaaatagatttttttataaaaaaaaaaaacaagacaaGAAATGAAGATCTATCATAACTTGGGTTAGGGTGGCTCAAGTTTCTCAATTTTGAATTTTCCTAACAACGTAAAATCGAATTTGACATAAATAGGGCTTAGTCTCTTTTAAACTAAATGAAACTATTATTTGATTCgaaacatatgtttttgttgcagCTGGGTTTATACAGAGAGCTAAACCCACCTGTACGAATTGTTTGATTTTAAATGCGCTTTGAATTATTTGTGGGATAGCAACCACGTGTAATcattatgtaattaaatatataccTTGGAATCTAACacgtttttttattatcaatttaacAGGTGTATTTTTCAAATTCAAGGACCAAACTGGAAAGTTCAATGAAAGGCTAGCAAATGATATACAAGGAATGTTGAGCTTGTATGAAGCAGCCCAACTAAGATTTCATGGAGAAGAGATACTTGAAGAAGTACATGATTTCACTCTCACCCAGTTAACTAAGTCACCAACCACCCAATTAAGCCATTTCCTTGCTGCACAAGTGAAACATAGCTTAGGGCAATCACTTCGCAAGGGAATGCCTAGATTGGAGACAAGATATTATATGTCTTTCTACCAAGAAGATCCCTCACATAATGAAAGTTTGTTAACCTTTGCAAAACTAGATTTTAATATGTTGCAAAAGCTACATCAAATAGAAGTCAGTAGTATGACCAAGTAATATTTTCCTCcaaaataatataactttttattaaatgaaaaggtAATAAATAAATCCAAGTCTAAGACCCATTTTGACAAATTAACTTTGGATTTTGTGTTCAGGTGGTGGGTTAAAGATTTGAATGTCTCAACAAAATTTCCTTTTGTGCGGGATAGGATTGTAGAATGTTGCTTTTGGATTTTAGGGGTCTACATTGAGCCACAATATTCTCTTGCTAGAAGAATAATGATGAAAGTAATTGCCATATCATCCATCATTGATGATGTGTATGATTCCTATGGAACCATTGATGAGCTAGAGATTTTCACCGATGCAATTGAGAGGTTAGGCACATCAAAATGACATATACTAGTATATTTTCAATCTAattcttcaaataaaattaaagtcaaCTTTGTAATTAATGACTAGCAGGTGGGATATTTGCTCATTGGTTGATCTCCCAGAATACATGAAATTATGCTATTCGGCACTTTTAGATGTCTTTGAAGAAACAGAGCAAGAAATGAGAAAGCAAGGAAAAACACACTTCGTCAAGTATGCTAAAAATGAAGTATggctaagtttgtttttttcatttgttagctataattttgttgttttcttttaacttgtactaacaaattaagaaaaatttatactcaatatcattacttttttttttgtcactatatattgcatttgaaatgtaaagtatatttctttattttctaattgGTGGTTTTGAATTTTGGGAAGCCAAAGATCCATTTTCTTTACAATTAAAGGTGCATCAAAAATAGTTTCTCTTCCTCTAGTTCATAGGAGATTTCAAATTCACTACAGTTGCAAATAGTGTAATTGCTAAAAACGTGCGTTGTCCAATCTCCACACAAAGAATCAGACTCAATAAACTGAATGTGAATAAACTGTATATGGCTCAATTTGAGCTATTGAATGAAAATCAGAAAATGCATGTTTTGCCAATTACAACTAACTTGTCGTTTTGGATTGCAGAGAATACATATTCCCTAATAAAATCTTTTGACTAGtcaggaaaaaaaatctatattctTTGTCCCATTAAAAATTAGCTATTATTATGACTTGAAATTAAAGCCTTTAAACCCAAATCATAATTGTCACCTATTCCTAAATAAATCATTTGCGATACACTTGTGTAGCAAAATCTTCTTATAACTAATCAAAAGTATGGAACAAACTTCTCAATATCAtagatttgtattttaattttagataaaaagacTAGTCCAAGCATACATTACCGAAGCAAGATGGTTTCATTGCAACCACACACCAACAATGGAGGAGTACATGCAAGTTGCGACTATGTCATGTGGTTTTGCTATGCTGACAATTGTATCTTTCCTTGGAATGGAAGACACAACAGAGGAGGTTCTCATATGGGCGACAAGTGACCCAAAAATTGTTGCAGCGGCTTCAATTATTTCTAGGCTCATGGATGACATTGTTGGAAGTGAGGTACATACTAGacaccaattgttttttttttctttctttcaatgcatttaataatttaggtgaattttaattatatggatTTCACTAAAAAGAGCGTGGGTTAAAGTTTTTAATGGGAATCTTGTAACACACACCTAATCataaaaatgtattgaaaagaagtAATAATAACATTGCTCTTATCCAAACACTTAAGCTACTAGCTAGGTTACGTGTGGAACACAGAtgcattttgttttaaaacatagatgaaacacatttaaatggcttaaaatatgtttttggtttctgtaaaaaaatttatttatttttacttcttgAAGTTTgtactttttcaaatttgatccttgcaagatattttgtttatttttaatctctagaaatggtattttttttaaatgacttaTGCGGactatatataagtaaaaaaaacaaaattcttaAAGAGATTAAGAttgaaaaaatacaaacttacaatgattaaaaatgaaaaaaaaaatttaccggaaccaaaatgaaaaaaataccaacttatatggactaaaattaaaaaaaaaaacttacaaagatcaaaaataaaaaaagtggtaAGTTATaggaaacaaaatcatatttaagccTGTTTAATTTaccatatattaaaaaagtgaGTCATTCctaaaattttagaaagatgGGAGAAAAAGATCAAATAGTAATTTTGCTAATTAATACCATTAACAAGATCAAATAGTAATTATATACCATATTAGGATTCATGTTAATTTTCTTCTACCATATTTATGCAGTATGAACAAGAAAGAGGACATGTGGTTTCAAGCCTTGATTGCTATATGAAGCAACATAATACCTCAAGGCAAGATACCATTGAAGAACTACTAAAGTTGGTTGAGAGTGCTTGGAAGGACATTAATGCAGCTTGTCTTAATCCTACTCAAGTACCAATGAAATTTCTTATGCGTGTTGTCAACCTTGCGCGCATGATGGATGTGCTTTACAAAGATGAAGATAGTTATACAAATGCAGGGGGAATAATGAAAGATTACATCAAAATTTTACTAGTTAATAagatatttgattaattatacAAGTtagaagtttattttatttattatattgttgatctATTTCTTGAATTTATGTgatattatatgataatttcTCTTTAGCTTAATTATcccatatatttttaaaaagtttcaattaaatataattaatcaaaagaaaaaaaataaagctccctattttctgtttaaaaaatgcattttccCACTCCAAATCCTTCCATCTAAACATAAAGCAATACGATGAGTAAATTAGAGGCTATCATCCTTATAATTAAgtagttatatataaaaaaaactcgaTATGATTTTTTACACTAATAAAAAAGGCttaattactatttaatttCGTCccattactttttaaaattgttcaattaagtcttattattttcaaaagccaTTGCATTCCCTTCCAGTTCAATTAATGTAACgagtttaattaaatttttggcaattttctttttgcacaTACCGATAATTTATAACTGCCActgttattctttaaaaaaattaaaaatatagtaatTCATCTTTTCCTTCTTCACCATGCACCAGCCAAACGTCCAATTTCCAATGGtcatcttcaattttttatgtatttacaGAGAACCTATATTATTGCCACTAAATTTGGATCAATAATTTACACGTTTGCTTCCATCTCAACAATATTCCCCACATCACCAAGCAAGTCTTCTAACTAATTAAGCaacaaaaaaactcaaatttttCAGGGAATATTTGTTTCACAAAATTATCTTACATTTCAAGAAATCATATCTCCAACAATATTACAGCCAAGAatattattctttgacatatataaaaataaatttgattaacTTTTAACATtcctagaaatatttttaaaattttaaaataataaatgaaaataaaagtaaaaataaaaattacggtggagttagaaaataattactCACATATATtctcatgaaaataaaagtatgtaACGGCGAGGAGTACTAGTTGAGGTCGAGGCAGGGTGAGGTAGCGGAGACATTGAGTGATTGTAAACAGCGtcatcttctctctctcctttatGAGCATTTAATGCTTtcacatggtatcagagctctttTCATAAAGAGCTCTGCTGCGGATTCATACTCAAGctttatttcttctttctcttcacaTTACTCACTATGAACGAATCAACACCAAATATAGAGAGTTACCTCTATCTCCATCCAAGCGAGAACCCAACAGTGGTCCTCGTATCACCAGTTTTAGATTCAAGCAACTATCACTCATGGAGTAGGTCCATGGTCACAACACTAAGCACCAAGAATAAAGTAGAGTTCATAAATGGGAACGCACCAGAACCTCTGAGAACTGATAGAACCTACAGTGTGTGGAGTCGCTGCAATAATATGGTAGTATCGTGGATAGTGCATTCAGTATTGGTCGCGATCAGGCAGAGCATCTTGTGGATGAACAAAGCTAAGGAAATATGGAATGACCTGAAGTCACGATATGCGCAAGGAGACCTCTTGAGAATCTCTGATCTTCAACAAGAAGCTTCATCAATGAAACAAGGAACCCTTTCCGTCACGGAGTACTTCACAAAGCTTCGTATCATATGGGATGAAATTGAGAACTTCAGACCTGACCCCACTTGTTCTTGCACCATCAAGTGTACATGCTCAGTCCTCACCATCATTGCCCAACGGAAATTAGAAGACCGAGCCATGCAATTCCTATGAGGATTAAACGAGCAGTACAACAATGTGAGATCTCACGTGTTGCTCATGGAACCCATGCCCACCATACCAAAGACCTTCTCCTGTGTAGCCCAACAAGAACGTCAGCTATCAATTCCTTTTCAAATCTCAATCTTGAATCAAAAGAAAACGTTTCCATTAATGCCGTCAAGATTACTTGTGAATTCTGCGGACGAATTGGTCACACCGAAAGCGTTTGTTACAAGAAACATGGTGTATCCACAAGCTATGAAGGAAGAAGCAAAACCTACAACAGAAACGGGAAAACGTGTACCCATTGTGGGAAAATAGGACACACCATTGATGTGTGTTATAAGAAGCACGGCTACCCTCCAGGATACAAGTTTGGCAACAGCAAAGTAGTAAATAACATTGTAGAAGGAAAAGTTACGAGTGATCAAATGCAACGACAAGAGTCTCATGATTTGGTTCGTTTTTCACCTGAGCAGTATCAAGCTTTGCTCGCCTTAATACAATAGCCATCTTCAGGAAGCTCAATCCCTACCCAATCCCAGGTTGCG
Above is a window of Glycine soja cultivar W05 chromosome 12, ASM419377v2, whole genome shotgun sequence DNA encoding:
- the LOC114379670 gene encoding probable terpene synthase 2, with product MSNVSSSSLPVFALDAKPNSNITRHTATFHPTIWGDYFLSYDPSSAEGDSDIKQVQQLKEDVRKMIVSPIDNNFSFKLNFIDSIQRLGVSYHFEHEIDRALHQIYDISTKDNNIISHDNDLHHVALLFRLLRQHGYRISSGVFFKFKDQTGKFNERLANDIQGMLSLYEAAQLRFHGEEILEEVHDFTLTQLTKSPTTQLSHFLAAQVKHSLGQSLRKGMPRLETRYYMSFYQEDPSHNESLLTFAKLDFNMLQKLHQIEVSSMTKWWVKDLNVSTKFPFVRDRIVECCFWILGVYIEPQYSLARRIMMKVIAISSIIDDVYDSYGTIDELEIFTDAIERWDICSLVDLPEYMKLCYSALLDVFEETEQEMRKQGKTHFVKYAKNEIKRLVQAYITEARWFHCNHTPTMEEYMQVATMSCGFAMLTIVSFLGMEDTTEEVLIWATSDPKIVAAASIISRLMDDIVGSEYEQERGHVVSSLDCYMKQHNTSRQDTIEELLKLVESAWKDINAACLNPTQVPMKFLMRVVNLARMMDVLYKDEDSYTNAGGIMKDYIKILLVNKIFD